A genome region from Sphingomonas anseongensis includes the following:
- a CDS encoding 50S ribosomal protein L11 methyltransferase, with the protein MTIPCSRAQAEAAPQPEEIFADGSTVVIVTDEPEPSEPDEWLLHAYFEREPKESELQLLAGLGRGEPQVEQLGEADWLTMSQSGMQPIRAGRFFVHTPMCRSHPPGTIAFEIEAGLAFGTGQHATTAGCLEALDKLERDGSRFANIADIGTGTGLLAFAALALWPDARCIATDIDPVAIDVARENAAINQVRVGHGAGELLLAHAEGTDSPMLSARAPFDLIVANILAGPLVELAPSFAAELAPGGVVILAGLLDKQADAVAAAYRKQGLGVLDRGSGEWPVLVCERPA; encoded by the coding sequence GTGACAATTCCCTGCTCCCGCGCCCAGGCCGAGGCCGCACCCCAGCCTGAAGAGATTTTCGCCGACGGATCGACAGTCGTGATAGTCACCGACGAACCTGAGCCGTCGGAGCCGGACGAGTGGCTTCTTCATGCTTATTTCGAGCGTGAACCAAAGGAATCGGAGCTTCAGTTGCTCGCGGGGCTCGGTCGCGGCGAGCCGCAGGTCGAGCAGCTTGGGGAAGCCGACTGGCTGACGATGAGCCAGTCGGGAATGCAGCCGATCCGGGCCGGCCGCTTCTTCGTCCACACGCCGATGTGTCGCTCCCACCCGCCGGGTACCATCGCCTTCGAGATCGAGGCTGGACTTGCTTTCGGCACCGGCCAGCACGCGACCACGGCCGGCTGCCTCGAAGCGCTGGACAAGCTCGAGCGCGATGGATCGCGCTTCGCCAATATCGCGGACATAGGCACCGGCACCGGCCTTCTCGCCTTCGCGGCATTGGCGCTGTGGCCGGATGCGAGGTGCATTGCGACCGACATCGACCCTGTCGCAATCGATGTCGCGCGCGAAAACGCCGCCATCAACCAGGTCCGCGTCGGTCACGGCGCGGGCGAGCTTCTGCTGGCCCACGCGGAAGGAACGGACTCCCCGATGCTGTCGGCGAGGGCTCCGTTCGACCTGATCGTCGCAAACATCCTCGCCGGGCCGCTTGTCGAGCTGGCGCCGAGCTTTGCGGCCGAGCTCGCGCCGGGCGGCGTGGTGATTCTCGCAGGCCTTCTCGACAAGCAGGCTGACGCGGTCGCCGCTGCGTACCGGAAGCAGGGCCTCGGCGTTCTCGATCGCGGCTCCGGCGAATGGCCGGTTCTCGTCTGCGAACGGCCGGCCTGA
- a CDS encoding S10 family peptidase, with amino-acid sequence MKSPLLAAAAAALLLSTTAPAAPARSKAPPKTPAKVTAKADTAKPPQAFFHPAEVRSVGSVSIGGQSIAYDAVAGTLVIHSKEWEDTDAIEADADKSDDKDKDGPKPEASMYYTAYFKQGAPASARPITFVFNGGPGSSSIWLHMGAFGPVRVQVPDARHSPPAPYSTVNNDQSLLDVSDLVFIDAPGTGFSRIAGKDKEKAFYGVDQDIDAFTKFITQFLTKYGRWNSPKYVFGESYGTMRGAGLAYSLQQADVDLNGLMLLSDILNWDVMPDDPQLNPGIDMPYIVALPTYAATAWYFNKSANRPADLRAFLNEVERFATTDYAQALIKGNDLPDAERQRIAEQLSAYTGLSVPYLLKTNLRIEYGAFQKELFGEQGLTTGTLDTRFVGATLDPLSKVATYDPQGSAIGAAYVAAYQSYVRDRLNWRPDIQFKSGIPIYSKWDYKHQPPGADKPLIMLPNVLPDLASAMKQNPTMKVMVNGGYYDISTPYFEGVMELRHLPVPKALLSNIEYHYYQSGHMVYVHPPTLIELHDNVADFIRRTSNSR; translated from the coding sequence ATGAAATCGCCTCTCCTCGCCGCCGCAGCAGCGGCGTTGCTACTCTCCACCACCGCACCGGCAGCGCCCGCCCGATCGAAAGCGCCGCCGAAAACTCCTGCGAAGGTGACCGCGAAAGCCGACACCGCCAAGCCGCCACAGGCCTTCTTCCATCCCGCCGAGGTCCGCTCGGTCGGCAGCGTCAGCATCGGCGGGCAATCGATCGCTTATGATGCCGTCGCCGGGACGCTCGTCATCCATTCCAAGGAGTGGGAGGACACCGACGCGATCGAAGCCGACGCGGACAAGTCGGACGACAAGGACAAGGACGGGCCCAAGCCCGAAGCCTCGATGTATTACACGGCCTATTTCAAGCAGGGCGCCCCGGCGTCCGCCAGGCCGATCACGTTCGTCTTCAACGGCGGCCCCGGCTCATCGAGCATCTGGCTTCACATGGGTGCGTTCGGCCCGGTTCGGGTGCAAGTGCCGGATGCCAGGCATTCGCCGCCGGCGCCCTACTCCACGGTCAATAACGACCAGAGCCTGCTGGATGTGTCGGACCTCGTCTTCATCGACGCTCCCGGCACCGGCTTTTCGCGGATCGCCGGCAAGGACAAGGAGAAGGCCTTCTACGGGGTCGACCAGGACATCGACGCCTTCACGAAGTTCATCACCCAGTTCCTGACCAAGTACGGCCGCTGGAACTCGCCCAAATATGTGTTCGGCGAAAGCTACGGCACGATGCGCGGCGCGGGCCTCGCTTATTCGCTTCAACAGGCCGACGTCGATCTCAACGGCCTGATGCTTCTGTCGGACATCCTCAATTGGGATGTGATGCCCGACGACCCGCAGCTCAATCCGGGCATCGACATGCCCTACATCGTCGCCTTGCCGACCTATGCGGCGACCGCCTGGTACTTCAACAAGTCCGCGAACAGGCCGGCGGACCTTCGCGCCTTCCTCAATGAGGTCGAGCGCTTCGCGACGACCGATTACGCGCAGGCGCTGATCAAGGGGAACGACCTGCCCGACGCCGAGAGACAGCGGATCGCCGAGCAGCTTTCCGCCTACACCGGCCTGTCCGTCCCTTACCTGCTGAAGACCAACCTTCGAATCGAATATGGCGCGTTCCAAAAGGAGCTGTTCGGCGAGCAGGGGCTGACGACCGGGACTCTGGATACGCGCTTCGTCGGGGCGACCCTCGATCCTTTAAGCAAGGTCGCGACCTACGACCCGCAAGGCTCGGCCATCGGCGCGGCCTATGTCGCCGCCTACCAGTCCTACGTCCGCGACCGGCTGAACTGGCGCCCCGACATCCAGTTCAAGTCCGGAATCCCGATCTATTCGAAGTGGGATTACAAGCATCAGCCGCCGGGCGCCGACAAGCCACTGATCATGCTTCCGAACGTGCTTCCCGACCTCGCCTCCGCGATGAAGCAGAATCCTACGATGAAGGTGATGGTCAACGGCGGCTATTACGACATCTCGACGCCCTATTTCGAAGGCGTGATGGAGCTTCGCCACCTGCCCGTTCCAAAGGCGTTGCTGAGCAACATCGAATATCACTACTATCAGTCCGGCCACATGGTTTACGTCCACCCGCCGACGCTGATCGAACTTCACGACAATGTTGCGGACTTCATCCGGCGGACGTCCAATAGCCGCTAA
- a CDS encoding teicoplanin resistance protein VanZ, which yields MALAFIMAVMPSPPALPVSDKLQHAAAFLVLALLGRWAYPETRKRTLLLGLAAFGALIEVVQALPIVGRDSDPLDWVADVSAALAVFLIIALWPHPKTR from the coding sequence ATGGCCCTGGCTTTCATCATGGCGGTCATGCCGAGTCCGCCGGCACTGCCGGTATCCGACAAGCTTCAGCACGCCGCCGCGTTCCTCGTGCTCGCACTGCTTGGGCGTTGGGCCTATCCCGAGACCCGCAAGCGCACGCTCCTGCTTGGTCTCGCCGCTTTTGGAGCCTTGATCGAAGTCGTCCAGGCGCTTCCAATTGTCGGCCGGGACAGCGACCCCCTCGACTGGGTTGCGGACGTTTCGGCCGCGCTGGCGGTCTTCCTGATCATCGCGCTCTGGCCGCATCCCAAGACGCGCTAA
- the ligA gene encoding NAD-dependent DNA ligase LigA — protein MADDAASDLTEAEAANRLMRLAKEIARHDKLYHDRDEPEISDAEYDALVRENRELEERFPKLVRADSPSKRLGAAPTSALAKVTHSRPMLSIDNAFSEDEVREFVGRVRRFLALPADEPMAVTAEPKIDGLSCSLRYEQGELVLAATRGDGTVGEDVTPNARTIADIPQHISGAPDVLEVRGEVYMSKADFEALNERQESAGGKIFANPRNAAAGSLRQKDAGVTAARPLRFMAHGWGEVSEPLGSMQLLAMKKIESFGFPVSDLLKRCHNVEEMLDQYRAIERARADLPFDIDGVVYKVGRIDWQERLGQVARAPRWALAHKFPAEKAQTTLEAIDIQVGRTGKLTPVGRLKPVGVGGVIVANVTLHNRDEIERLGLRIGDRLLIQRAGDVIPQVVENLTRDEKRPPYVFPHLCPECGSEAVAEEGEVDVRCTGGLICPAQRFERLRHFVSRGALDIEGLGEKSIAEFIELGWLHSPADIFRLHEHRGDLLGREGWKEKSVDNLLAAIDAKREPDPARFLFGLGIRHVGIVTARDLLKCFGTVEELRRVAMSEGGESELSSVQGVGPVVAEALVDFFHEPHNGQVLDDLLSEVSPKPFVSDARQTEWSGKTIVFTGSLETMSRDEAKAQAERLGARAAGSVSAKTDLVVAGPGAGSKLKKAEELGIRVATEEEWARIVAEA, from the coding sequence ATGGCTGACGATGCCGCCAGCGACCTGACTGAAGCCGAAGCCGCCAACCGCCTGATGCGGCTGGCGAAGGAAATCGCCCGCCACGACAAGCTCTATCACGACCGCGACGAGCCCGAGATCTCCGACGCGGAATATGACGCCTTGGTGCGCGAAAACCGCGAGCTCGAGGAGCGCTTTCCCAAGCTCGTCCGGGCGGATTCGCCGTCGAAGCGGCTCGGTGCGGCACCCACCAGCGCGCTCGCCAAGGTCACCCACTCGCGGCCGATGCTCAGCATCGACAATGCCTTTTCGGAAGACGAGGTTCGCGAGTTCGTGGGGCGCGTGCGCCGCTTCCTTGCGCTTCCCGCGGACGAGCCGATGGCGGTCACCGCCGAGCCGAAGATCGACGGCCTGTCCTGCTCGCTCCGCTACGAGCAGGGCGAGTTGGTGCTGGCCGCGACGCGCGGGGACGGGACGGTCGGGGAGGACGTGACTCCCAACGCCCGGACGATCGCCGACATCCCGCAGCACATTTCGGGCGCTCCTGACGTCCTGGAGGTTCGCGGCGAGGTCTATATGTCCAAGGCCGACTTCGAGGCGCTGAACGAACGCCAGGAGTCGGCGGGCGGCAAGATCTTCGCCAACCCGCGCAACGCCGCAGCAGGTTCGTTGCGGCAAAAGGACGCGGGGGTCACCGCCGCGCGCCCGCTTCGGTTCATGGCTCACGGCTGGGGCGAGGTGAGCGAGCCGCTCGGATCGATGCAGCTCCTTGCGATGAAGAAGATTGAGTCGTTCGGCTTCCCCGTCAGCGACCTTCTCAAGCGCTGCCACAATGTTGAAGAGATGCTGGACCAGTACCGGGCCATCGAGCGCGCTCGCGCGGACCTGCCGTTCGACATCGACGGCGTGGTTTACAAGGTCGGGCGGATCGACTGGCAGGAGCGGCTTGGCCAGGTGGCGAGGGCGCCGCGCTGGGCGCTTGCGCACAAATTCCCCGCCGAAAAGGCGCAGACGACCCTGGAAGCGATCGACATCCAGGTCGGCCGAACGGGCAAGCTGACTCCCGTTGGCCGACTGAAGCCGGTCGGTGTCGGCGGAGTCATCGTCGCCAATGTGACTCTTCATAATCGTGACGAGATCGAGCGGCTGGGCCTGCGCATCGGCGACCGGCTGCTGATCCAGCGCGCCGGGGACGTCATCCCGCAGGTGGTGGAGAACCTCACCCGCGACGAGAAGCGCCCACCTTACGTCTTCCCCCACCTTTGCCCCGAATGCGGAAGCGAAGCGGTCGCGGAGGAAGGCGAGGTCGACGTCCGCTGCACCGGCGGGCTGATCTGCCCGGCCCAGCGGTTCGAGCGACTAAGGCACTTCGTCAGCCGCGGCGCGCTCGACATCGAGGGGCTCGGAGAGAAGAGCATCGCGGAGTTCATCGAGCTCGGCTGGCTTCACTCGCCTGCGGATATCTTCCGGCTTCACGAGCACCGCGGCGACCTGCTCGGCCGCGAAGGCTGGAAGGAGAAGTCGGTCGACAATTTGCTCGCCGCGATCGACGCGAAGCGAGAGCCCGATCCCGCACGTTTCCTGTTCGGGCTCGGGATCCGCCATGTCGGGATCGTCACTGCACGCGACCTGCTCAAATGCTTCGGCACCGTCGAGGAGCTTCGGCGGGTAGCGATGTCGGAAGGCGGCGAGTCCGAGCTGTCGTCCGTGCAGGGCGTCGGCCCGGTCGTCGCGGAGGCGCTGGTCGATTTCTTCCACGAGCCGCACAACGGGCAAGTGCTCGATGACCTTCTGTCGGAAGTGTCGCCAAAGCCGTTCGTCAGCGACGCGAGGCAGACGGAGTGGAGCGGAAAGACGATCGTCTTCACCGGCAGCCTGGAAACGATGAGCCGCGACGAGGCCAAGGCGCAGGCGGAGCGGCTGGGAGCAAGAGCCGCAGGCTCGGTCAGCGCGAAGACCGACCTCGTGGTCGCTGGCCCCGGCGCGGGGTCGAAGCTGAAGAAGGCGGAGGAGCTCGGAATCCGCGTCGCGACCGAAGAGGAATGGGCGAGGATCGTCGCCGAGGCTTAG
- a CDS encoding dienelactone hydrolase family protein, producing MSKETAVPLEFEGESLEGVFVGRRDDAARPTVILIPTVMGVSDLEIGFGRQLVELGYNAFVADLFGKKFRGAPRDTMFGEMGRLRGDRAALRKRLLAVLDQVRGLDQVKASEIVVAGYCFGGQCALDVARSGAEIAAAVSFHGLFDPPGLPPEKIKAKVVAFHGWDDPMVPPDAVVALGKELTEGGSDWQIHAYGHVGHGFTNPHASELQIDGVAYNALAAERSWTSFISLLEELFGGHG from the coding sequence ATGAGCAAGGAAACTGCAGTTCCGCTCGAGTTCGAGGGCGAGAGCCTGGAGGGCGTGTTCGTCGGACGGCGCGACGATGCGGCGAGACCCACCGTCATCCTGATCCCGACGGTGATGGGCGTTTCCGACCTGGAGATCGGCTTCGGACGCCAGCTGGTCGAGCTTGGCTACAATGCCTTCGTCGCCGACCTGTTCGGCAAGAAATTCCGCGGCGCTCCTCGCGACACAATGTTCGGTGAGATGGGCCGGCTGCGCGGCGACCGCGCCGCCCTTCGGAAGCGGCTGCTTGCGGTGCTCGACCAGGTGCGCGGACTCGACCAGGTCAAGGCCAGCGAGATCGTCGTCGCCGGCTATTGCTTCGGCGGCCAGTGCGCTCTCGACGTTGCGCGCAGCGGCGCCGAGATTGCGGCCGCCGTCAGCTTCCACGGCCTGTTCGACCCGCCCGGACTTCCGCCCGAAAAGATCAAGGCGAAAGTCGTTGCTTTCCACGGCTGGGACGATCCGATGGTACCGCCCGACGCTGTCGTCGCGCTCGGCAAGGAGCTGACGGAGGGCGGCTCGGACTGGCAGATCCACGCCTATGGTCACGTCGGCCACGGCTTTACCAACCCCCACGCCAGCGAGCTGCAGATCGACGGCGTAGCCTATAATGCCCTGGCGGCGGAGCGGAGCTGGACGAGCTTCATCAGCCTCCTCGAGGAATTGTTCGGCGGGCATGGCTGA
- a CDS encoding DUF1697 domain-containing protein, translating to MTNYVALLRGVNLVGRSGLKMADLKALAEELGLKSVRTYIASGNLLFASGKPEEKLRLMLERSLQKHMGKQVRVMLRTAEEMTAVVRANPFQKAPGKNVQAFFMNDAPPKDLLSTVRNKADDERIAAGKREVFVAYGEKGIGRSRLKIPAAEAGTARNMNTVAKLAELAREL from the coding sequence GTGACGAACTATGTGGCGCTGCTTCGCGGCGTGAACCTGGTGGGCCGGAGCGGCCTGAAGATGGCCGATCTCAAGGCGCTTGCCGAGGAGCTCGGGCTCAAGTCGGTGAGAACCTACATCGCCAGCGGAAACCTGCTCTTCGCGAGCGGCAAGCCGGAGGAAAAGCTGCGCCTGATGCTGGAGAGGAGCCTTCAAAAGCATATGGGCAAGCAGGTGCGCGTCATGCTGAGGACTGCAGAGGAAATGACCGCGGTGGTACGCGCCAATCCGTTCCAGAAGGCGCCCGGCAAGAATGTGCAGGCATTTTTCATGAATGACGCGCCGCCCAAGGACCTGCTCTCGACGGTCCGGAACAAGGCAGACGACGAACGAATCGCCGCCGGTAAACGCGAGGTCTTTGTCGCATACGGCGAAAAGGGTATCGGCCGTTCGCGCCTCAAGATTCCGGCGGCCGAGGCCGGGACGGCGCGCAACATGAATACGGTCGCCAAGCTGGCCGAGCTTGCAAGGGAGTTGTGA
- the recN gene encoding DNA repair protein RecN, whose translation MLRQLAIRNVVLIDSLEIEFDSGLGVLTGETGAGKSILLDALGLALGDRADTALVRQGQDSASVSAEIEVGSDHPVVGLLREQGLECDPGEPILLRRSVKSDGGSRAFIGASSVPAGTIREAAASLIEIHGQHDDRGLLHPRGHRALLDSFARIDTSAVEAAWARVTEIEHSLSAARAAAAEAERDRDYLAHAVGEIDALDPQVGEETTLSEERSAMQAGAKAGEALEGLDELLGGSEGALAQLRQAARKIERGAADHPALAEALAALDRALIEGHDAEDKIARAAEAMAYDPERLEAVEARLFDIRGLARKHRVEPDSLADLGEKMRAQLAEIEAGGERIEALDAELKEARLAYSKLAEELARKRRDAAGRLDVAVAAELAPLKLDSAKFRTSIGQAEPGPTGTDKVEFEVSTNPGAPFGPLTKIASGGEMSRFILALKVALAEAGSAGTMIFDEIDRGVGGAVASAIGERLARLAKESQVLVVTHSPQVAARAAHHYRIEKSQDGESMRTVVRRLSGEERREEIARMLSGTAITEEARAQASRLLDAA comes from the coding sequence ATGCTCAGGCAGCTCGCGATCCGCAACGTCGTCCTGATCGACAGCCTCGAGATCGAATTCGATTCGGGCCTCGGAGTGCTGACGGGCGAAACCGGCGCCGGCAAATCCATCCTTCTTGACGCGCTTGGGCTCGCGCTTGGCGACCGAGCCGACACTGCGCTCGTTCGTCAGGGCCAGGACAGCGCATCCGTCTCGGCCGAAATCGAGGTCGGAAGCGACCATCCGGTTGTGGGACTGCTGCGGGAGCAGGGGCTGGAGTGTGATCCCGGCGAGCCGATCCTTTTGAGGCGGAGCGTGAAGAGCGACGGCGGAAGCCGGGCCTTCATCGGAGCGTCGTCGGTGCCAGCGGGCACCATCCGCGAAGCCGCTGCCTCGCTGATCGAAATCCACGGACAGCATGACGACCGAGGCCTGCTGCATCCGCGCGGGCACCGGGCTTTGCTCGACTCCTTCGCGCGGATCGACACGTCGGCGGTCGAGGCGGCCTGGGCCAGGGTCACTGAGATCGAGCATTCGCTGAGCGCGGCGCGAGCGGCCGCCGCCGAGGCGGAGCGCGACCGCGACTATCTGGCGCATGCGGTCGGTGAGATCGACGCTCTCGATCCGCAGGTGGGCGAGGAAACGACTCTCTCGGAAGAGCGATCGGCGATGCAGGCCGGGGCCAAGGCCGGAGAGGCGCTCGAAGGTCTCGACGAACTGCTCGGCGGGTCGGAAGGCGCGCTTGCACAGCTCCGGCAGGCGGCTCGCAAGATCGAGCGGGGGGCGGCCGACCATCCGGCATTGGCGGAGGCACTAGCGGCGCTCGACCGGGCGTTGATCGAGGGTCACGACGCCGAGGACAAGATCGCACGGGCCGCCGAGGCCATGGCCTACGACCCGGAACGCCTGGAAGCGGTCGAGGCGCGGCTGTTCGACATTCGGGGGCTCGCGAGGAAACACCGGGTGGAGCCGGATTCGCTTGCCGACCTCGGGGAAAAGATGCGGGCGCAACTGGCGGAGATCGAGGCGGGCGGCGAACGGATCGAAGCGCTCGACGCCGAGCTGAAGGAGGCACGGCTAGCCTATTCGAAACTGGCCGAAGAGCTGGCACGCAAACGCCGCGACGCGGCGGGTAGGCTGGACGTGGCCGTGGCTGCCGAGCTTGCGCCGCTGAAGCTCGATTCCGCCAAGTTCCGGACGTCCATCGGCCAGGCCGAGCCGGGCCCGACGGGGACCGACAAGGTCGAGTTCGAAGTGTCCACCAACCCCGGCGCGCCGTTCGGCCCGCTGACGAAGATCGCTTCGGGCGGCGAGATGTCGCGGTTCATCCTGGCGCTGAAGGTCGCGCTTGCCGAGGCCGGCAGCGCCGGGACGATGATCTTCGACGAGATCGACCGCGGAGTCGGCGGAGCGGTTGCAAGCGCGATCGGCGAGCGGCTGGCGCGATTGGCCAAGGAGAGCCAGGTGCTGGTCGTCACCCACTCGCCGCAGGTGGCGGCGCGGGCGGCGCATCATTACCGGATCGAGAAGTCGCAGGACGGGGAGTCGATGCGGACGGTCGTCCGCCGGCTCAGCGGAGAGGAGCGGCGCGAGGAGATCGCCCGGATGCTCTCCGGAACCGCGATAACGGAGGAGGCGAGGGCCCAGGCATCGCGGCTCCTCGACGCGGCGTGA
- the bamD gene encoding outer membrane protein assembly factor BamD: protein MSNMTRIAAVLLAAALVLPVSGCAKNRVKGDAGYVARDVNTLYALAKKRLDQGDYELAAKLFDEVERQHPYSVWARRAQMMSAFSYYVAEKYPDAINSAQRFLTIHPGNKDAPYAHYLIAMSYYQQVNDVTREQRNTQLALDSFGELVRRYPESRYASDARLRMDLLNDHLAGKEMEVGRFYERSGHWLAANLRFRKVVEDFQTTSHTPEALERMVETYLALGIPQEAQKAAAVLGANYPGSKWYKRSYDLIQRHPPPQALQAQVRSEPRPAAAQLPPAQPVEQPPAETPEQPQAQPQG, encoded by the coding sequence ATGTCGAACATGACTCGGATTGCGGCGGTGCTTCTTGCGGCCGCACTCGTGCTCCCGGTGAGCGGTTGCGCGAAGAATCGCGTGAAGGGCGATGCGGGCTACGTCGCCCGCGACGTCAACACGCTCTACGCTCTCGCGAAGAAGCGCCTGGACCAGGGCGATTACGAGCTTGCAGCCAAGCTGTTCGACGAAGTCGAGCGCCAGCACCCCTATTCGGTGTGGGCCAGGCGGGCCCAGATGATGAGCGCATTCAGCTATTACGTGGCCGAGAAATATCCCGACGCGATCAACTCGGCCCAGCGTTTCCTGACGATCCACCCGGGTAACAAGGACGCACCCTACGCGCACTATCTGATCGCGATGAGCTATTATCAGCAGGTCAACGACGTGACCCGCGAGCAGCGCAATACGCAGCTTGCGCTGGACTCCTTCGGGGAGCTCGTAAGGCGCTATCCGGAGAGCCGCTACGCCTCCGACGCGCGGCTTCGGATGGACCTTCTCAACGACCATCTCGCTGGCAAAGAGATGGAGGTCGGGCGCTTCTACGAACGGTCCGGCCACTGGCTCGCCGCGAACCTGAGGTTCCGCAAGGTCGTCGAGGATTTCCAGACCACTAGCCACACGCCCGAGGCTCTGGAGCGGATGGTCGAGACCTATCTCGCGCTCGGAATTCCGCAGGAAGCGCAGAAGGCGGCAGCCGTTCTCGGCGCCAATTATCCCGGCAGCAAATGGTACAAGCGGTCGTACGACCTGATCCAGCGTCACCCGCCGCCGCAGGCACTTCAGGCGCAGGTGCGCTCTGAGCCGCGGCCGGCTGCCGCCCAGCTTCCGCCGGCGCAGCCGGTGGAGCAACCGCCGGCCGAAACGCCGGAGCAGCCACAGGCGCAGCCTCAGGGATGA
- the secF gene encoding protein translocase subunit SecF — MRLLKLVPDHTNVDFMRWRNVAVVVSTLMTILSLAYTAYRGLNMGVDFVGGQMIRVSFAQPINVEQLRSRVDGLQLGESSIQEFGGPKTYQIRLPKASGGDAAANVAATRVKTMVTSSYPGARIDSVESVSGKVSEELAQNGAMAIIFAMLGIAIYIWMRFEWQFGIGALITLAHDIAMTLGFFAFTRLQVDLNVVAAFLTVVGYSLNDTVVIYDRIRENLRKYRKMAILPLLNLSLNETLARTVVTSLTVLIALAVLMAIGPEVIFGLSLAIFLGVVVGTYSSIYVSTPVLVWLGVTPDSFVKTETADGAAPQNG; from the coding sequence ATGCGCCTTCTAAAGCTGGTCCCGGATCACACGAACGTCGACTTCATGCGGTGGCGCAACGTCGCCGTCGTGGTTTCGACGCTGATGACGATCCTGTCACTGGCCTACACGGCCTATCGCGGGCTCAACATGGGCGTCGACTTCGTCGGCGGTCAGATGATCCGGGTGAGCTTCGCGCAGCCAATCAACGTCGAGCAGTTGCGGTCCCGGGTGGACGGCCTCCAGTTGGGAGAGTCGAGCATCCAGGAATTCGGCGGGCCCAAGACCTACCAGATCCGGCTTCCGAAGGCGTCCGGGGGCGACGCTGCAGCGAACGTGGCGGCCACCCGAGTGAAGACGATGGTGACGTCCTCCTATCCGGGGGCACGGATCGATTCGGTGGAATCGGTGTCCGGGAAGGTGAGCGAGGAGCTCGCCCAGAATGGCGCGATGGCGATCATCTTCGCGATGCTCGGGATCGCGATATACATCTGGATGCGGTTCGAATGGCAGTTCGGGATCGGCGCCCTCATAACCCTCGCCCACGACATCGCGATGACGCTCGGCTTCTTCGCTTTCACCCGGTTGCAAGTCGACCTCAACGTCGTCGCCGCCTTCCTGACGGTGGTCGGCTATTCGTTGAACGACACGGTCGTCATCTACGACCGGATTCGCGAGAATCTGCGGAAATATCGAAAGATGGCGATCCTTCCGCTTCTGAACCTGTCGCTCAACGAAACGCTGGCGCGAACCGTGGTCACCTCGCTGACCGTCCTGATCGCGCTCGCCGTGCTGATGGCGATCGGCCCGGAGGTCATCTTCGGCCTTTCCCTCGCCATCTTCCTGGGCGTAGTGGTCGGCACTTATTCGTCCATCTACGTCTCCACTCCGGTCCTCGTCTGGCTGGGGGTCACACCCGACAGCTTCGTCAAGACGGAAACGGCCGACGGAGCAGCGCCTCAGAACGGCTGA